Proteins encoded in a region of the Mycobacterium branderi genome:
- a CDS encoding type II toxin-antitoxin system VapC family toxin, giving the protein MIGYLDTSAFVPLLIGEPTSGACRRFWDDADVVVSSRLLYVEAAAALAQARRMRRLTENQHRQARRRLDQMWSEMDIIEVDEQVVIQAAELAHRLSLRGYDAVHCASAEQLDDEDVVAASGDQQLLNAWLEVGMATYDTTQEATP; this is encoded by the coding sequence GTGATCGGCTATCTGGACACCTCCGCGTTCGTACCTTTGCTTATCGGTGAGCCAACCAGCGGCGCGTGCCGGCGGTTCTGGGATGACGCCGACGTAGTTGTGTCGTCGAGGCTGCTTTACGTGGAAGCCGCCGCGGCATTGGCACAGGCGCGACGGATGCGACGCCTGACCGAAAATCAGCACCGGCAGGCCCGTCGACGTCTAGACCAGATGTGGTCAGAGATGGACATCATCGAAGTGGACGAGCAAGTCGTGATTCAGGCAGCTGAGCTGGCGCACCGTCTTTCGCTGCGCGGCTATGACGCTGTTCACTGTGCGTCGGCGGAGCAGCTCGATGACGAGGATGTCGTCGCCGCGTCAGGAGACCAACAGTTGCTGAACGCATGGTTGGAGGTCGGCATGGCAACCTACGACACCACCCAGGAGGCAACGCCATAG